Proteins co-encoded in one Streptococcus parauberis NCFD 2020 genomic window:
- the pepT gene encoding peptidase T, which yields MQYQTLLDRFIKYVKENTRSNPDSTTTPSTESQVAFALNILQPEMEAIGLSNVHYIKENGYLIGTLPANSATLTRKIGFIAHMDTADFNAENVSPQIIENYQGGKIELGQSGYSLVLEEFPNLNNYLGQTLITTDGTTLLGSDDKSGIAEIMTAIEYLVANPKIEHCEIRVAFGPDEEIGVGANKFDVEDFDVDFAYTVDGGPLGELQYETFSAAALELKFMGRNVHPGTAKGQMVNAMQLAIDFHNQLPEADRPEKTDGYQGFYHLHGMSGSVEEAESSYIIRDFEDQAFEARKAEVQAIADRMNQELGAERVLVTLSDQYYNMKKVIEKDMTPITIAKSVMENLSIKPIIEPIRGGTDGSKISFMGIPTPNIFAGGENMHGRFEFVSLQTMEQAVDVIIGIVQEA from the coding sequence ATGCAATATCAAACTTTGTTAGACAGATTTATAAAATATGTCAAAGAAAATACGCGAAGTAATCCTGACTCAACAACTACACCAAGTACTGAAAGTCAAGTTGCTTTTGCATTGAATATTTTGCAACCAGAAATGGAAGCAATTGGTTTAAGTAATGTTCATTATATTAAAGAAAATGGTTATTTAATTGGTACATTACCAGCAAATAGTGCTACATTAACACGTAAAATTGGTTTTATTGCTCATATGGATACTGCTGATTTTAATGCAGAGAATGTTAGCCCACAGATTATTGAAAATTATCAGGGTGGTAAGATTGAACTTGGTCAATCAGGCTATTCACTTGTTCTAGAAGAGTTTCCTAATTTAAATAATTATCTTGGACAAACCTTGATTACAACTGATGGTACTACTTTACTTGGCTCAGATGATAAATCTGGGATTGCTGAAATTATGACAGCAATAGAGTATTTAGTTGCTAATCCAAAAATCGAACACTGTGAAATTCGTGTAGCCTTTGGGCCAGACGAAGAAATCGGTGTTGGAGCTAACAAGTTTGATGTCGAAGACTTTGACGTTGATTTTGCTTATACAGTCGATGGTGGTCCACTTGGTGAATTGCAATATGAAACCTTCAGTGCGGCAGCTCTAGAGCTTAAATTTATGGGCCGTAACGTCCATCCTGGTACTGCTAAAGGGCAAATGGTTAACGCTATGCAATTGGCGATTGATTTTCATAATCAATTGCCAGAGGCAGATAGACCTGAAAAAACTGATGGCTACCAAGGCTTCTATCATTTACATGGTATGTCAGGCAGTGTAGAAGAAGCGGAAAGCTCTTATATCATTCGTGATTTTGAGGATCAAGCCTTTGAAGCGAGAAAAGCTGAAGTTCAAGCTATTGCTGATAGAATGAACCAAGAACTTGGTGCTGAGCGCGTGCTTGTTACCTTGTCAGATCAGTATTACAATATGAAAAAAGTCATTGAAAAAGATATGACACCAATTACGATTGCTAAATCAGTTATGGAGAATCTTTCTATTAAACCGATTATTGAGCCAATTCGTGGGGGTACTGATGGGTCTAAAATTTCCTTTATGGGAATTCCAACACCAAACATCTTTGCCGGTGGCGAAAATATGCATGGTCGTTTTGAATTTGTTAGTCTTCAAACTATGGAACAAGCAGTAGATGTTATCATAGGCATTGTTCAAGAGGCTTAA
- a CDS encoding EbsA family protein codes for MIKIFGKIRYHWQPELSFSIIYWSIAFVPIFIGLSLLYERTDIPSQVFVLFAIFIILVGIGLQRYFIIDEKRGIIKIVSLKFFGPRRIKIKDIRKIEVTKSTITIFAKGKKHLFYMRKWPKKYFLDALAINPKFRGEVVLVDNLVNLDYFEIYKKDKKPLTGL; via the coding sequence ATGATAAAAATATTTGGTAAAATTCGTTACCATTGGCAACCTGAGTTATCTTTTTCCATCATTTATTGGTCAATTGCTTTTGTTCCTATATTTATAGGACTGTCTCTCTTATATGAGCGGACAGATATTCCCAGTCAAGTCTTTGTCCTATTTGCTATCTTTATTATCCTAGTTGGTATTGGTCTTCAACGGTATTTTATTATTGATGAAAAACGAGGAATTATAAAAATCGTTTCTTTGAAATTTTTTGGTCCTCGTCGGATTAAAATTAAAGATATCAGAAAAATTGAAGTTACTAAATCAACTATTACAATTTTTGCAAAAGGAAAAAAACACCTGTTTTATATGCGAAAATGGCCTAAAAAATATTTTTTAGATGCCTTGGCAATTAATCCTAAATTTAGAGGTGAAGTCGTTCTTGTTGATAATTTGGTAAATTTAGATTATTTCGAAATTTATAAAAAAGATAAAAAGCCTCTTACTGGATTGTAA
- a CDS encoding ferredoxin — protein MKVSIIPEKCIACGLCQTYSSLFDYQDDGIVKFSDSQNLSQNIDPTDQDAILAVKSCPTKALTIQ, from the coding sequence ATGAAAGTATCTATTATTCCAGAAAAATGCATTGCCTGTGGGCTCTGCCAAACCTATTCAAGCCTCTTTGACTATCAAGATGATGGAATCGTTAAATTCTCAGATTCACAAAACTTAAGTCAAAATATCGACCCTACAGATCAAGACGCTATCTTAGCAGTCAAATCTTGCCCTACCAAAGCCCTTACAATCCAGTAA
- a CDS encoding SAG1386/EF1546 family surface-associated protein — protein MAKEPWEEKIVKDSRESRTRHARSALLSTPWLTALLSVFFVIIVAILFIFFYTSNSGGNKQNDTIGFYGASSSKASKKSDNKNKTTNTKDSSKATSNDEASGTSTDDSSSSSSSSAEGQTIVVQPGEGVASIAGRAGISVEELQALNPDHMTQGYWYANPGDAVIIK, from the coding sequence ATGGCTAAAGAACCATGGGAAGAAAAAATTGTAAAAGATTCGAGAGAATCCAGGACACGACATGCGAGGAGTGCACTTCTTAGTACACCGTGGTTAACAGCACTCTTGAGTGTGTTCTTTGTTATTATTGTAGCTATTTTATTCATTTTTTTCTACACTTCAAACAGTGGTGGTAATAAACAAAATGATACTATTGGATTTTATGGGGCTTCTTCTTCAAAGGCTTCAAAAAAATCTGACAATAAAAACAAAACAACAAATACTAAAGATTCAAGTAAAGCTACAAGTAATGATGAAGCATCTGGTACAAGTACTGATGACAGTTCTAGTTCTTCAAGTTCAAGTGCTGAAGGACAAACAATTGTTGTTCAACCAGGTGAGGGTGTAGCTTCCATCGCAGGAAGAGCTGGAATTAGTGTTGAAGAATTACAAGCACTTAATCCAGACCATATGACTCAAGGGTATTGGTATGCTAACCCTGGAGATGCAGTTATTATCAAGTAG
- the cmk gene encoding (d)CMP kinase — MKAIKIAIDGPASSGKSTVAKIIAKDLGYTYLDTGAMYRSATYIALKNKYTEHDVQDILDNLAQTPISFKKASDGSQKVFLGDQDVTLDIRQNDVTNNVSWVSAIPEIREELVRQQRRIAETGSIIMDGRDIGTVVLPDAELKIFLIASVDERAQRRYKENIEKGIETDLELLKQEIEARDYKDSHRKVSPLKAAEDAIVFDTTGIDISGVVKFIEEKAKKMIDMQ, encoded by the coding sequence ATGAAAGCCATTAAAATAGCGATTGATGGTCCAGCTTCAAGTGGAAAAAGTACTGTAGCCAAGATTATTGCAAAAGATCTTGGCTACACTTATTTGGACACTGGTGCTATGTATCGCTCAGCGACATATATCGCATTAAAAAATAAATACACTGAGCATGATGTTCAAGACATATTAGATAATCTTGCTCAAACACCTATTTCATTTAAGAAAGCAAGTGACGGTAGTCAAAAAGTATTTCTTGGTGATCAAGATGTTACATTGGATATTAGACAAAATGATGTCACAAATAATGTCTCTTGGGTATCAGCTATTCCAGAAATACGAGAAGAATTAGTTAGACAACAAAGACGTATTGCTGAAACTGGATCAATTATCATGGATGGTCGTGATATTGGAACAGTAGTTTTACCTGATGCAGAATTAAAAATATTTTTGATTGCTTCAGTGGATGAACGTGCACAAAGAAGATACAAAGAAAATATTGAAAAAGGTATCGAAACTGACTTAGAACTCTTAAAACAAGAAATTGAAGCAAGAGATTATAAAGATAGTCACCGTAAAGTTTCTCCTCTTAAAGCGGCAGAAGATGCTATTGTTTTTGATACAACGGGGATTGATATATCGGGTGTTGTAAAATTTATTGAAGAAAAAGCAAAAAAAATGATTGACATGCAATAG
- the infC gene encoding translation initiation factor IF-3, with the protein MKIIAKKDLFINDEIRVREVRLVGLEGEQLGIKTLSEAQALADSLNVDLVLIQPQAVPPVAKIMDYGKFKFEYQKKQKEQRKKQSVVTVKEVRLSPVIDKGDFETKLRNGRKFLEKGNKVKVSIRFKGRMITHKEIGAKVLAEFAEATQDISIIEQRAKMDGRQMFMQLAPITDKK; encoded by the coding sequence GTGAAGATCATAGCTAAAAAAGATCTATTCATTAATGATGAAATTCGCGTTCGTGAAGTTCGTCTAGTTGGTCTAGAAGGTGAACAATTAGGTATTAAAACATTATCAGAAGCTCAAGCACTTGCTGATTCTTTAAATGTTGATTTGGTTTTAATCCAGCCACAAGCTGTTCCTCCGGTTGCCAAGATTATGGACTATGGAAAGTTCAAATTTGAGTATCAAAAGAAACAGAAAGAACAACGTAAAAAACAAAGCGTTGTGACTGTTAAAGAAGTGCGTTTAAGTCCTGTTATTGATAAGGGAGACTTTGAAACAAAACTTCGTAATGGTCGTAAATTCCTTGAAAAAGGAAATAAGGTTAAAGTTTCTATCCGCTTTAAAGGGCGTATGATTACTCATAAAGAGATTGGTGCAAAGGTTCTAGCTGAATTTGCTGAAGCAACTCAAGATATTTCTATTATTGAGCAAAGAGCAAAAATGGATGGTCGCCAAATGTTTATGCAACTTGCACCAATTACCGACAAGAAATAA
- the rpmI gene encoding 50S ribosomal protein L35, giving the protein MPKQKTHRASAKRFKRTGSGGLKRFRAFTSHRFHGKTKKQRRHLRKATMVSSGDFKRIKAMLTGLK; this is encoded by the coding sequence ATGCCAAAACAAAAAACTCACCGCGCATCAGCTAAACGTTTTAAACGTACAGGTTCTGGTGGTTTGAAACGCTTCCGCGCCTTCACTTCACACCGTTTCCACGGAAAAACTAAAAAACAACGTCGTCATCTTCGTAAAGCTACAATGGTAAGTTCAGGAGATTTCAAACGTATTAAAGCAATGCTTACAGGTCTTAAATAA
- the rplT gene encoding 50S ribosomal protein L20 — translation MARVKGGVVARKRRKRVLKLAKGYYGAKHILFRTAKEQVMNSYYYAYRDRRQKKRDFRKLWITRINAAARMNGLSYSQLMHGLKLAEIEVNRKMLADLAVHDAAGFTALADAAKNKLGK, via the coding sequence ATGGCTCGTGTTAAAGGTGGAGTTGTTGCACGTAAACGTCGTAAACGTGTATTAAAATTAGCAAAAGGTTACTATGGAGCAAAACATATCTTGTTCCGTACTGCAAAAGAACAAGTAATGAATTCTTATTACTATGCATACCGTGACCGTCGTCAAAAGAAACGTGACTTCCGTAAATTGTGGATTACACGTATCAACGCAGCTGCTCGTATGAATGGTTTGTCTTACTCACAATTAATGCATGGTTTGAAACTTGCTGAAATTGAAGTTAACCGTAAAATGCTTGCTGACTTAGCAGTTCATGATGCTGCTGGCTTTACAGCACTTGCAGACGCTGCAAAAAACAAACTTGGTAAATAA
- a CDS encoding LTA synthase family protein: MNRLKKRLSNLINTRLGFIIILVTIYWFKTIWAYHFDFSLELGNLYQVLLSLINPIPFALLLLGCSLYIRNTKAFYIVSWIIYIILNLLLISNSIYYREFSDFITVSAMLASSKVSAGLGDSAVNLVRIWDIIFIIDFIILGYLFARKRITLDHRPFNKRASFAITALSLLFASINLFMAEIDRPELLTRGFSNTYVVRALGLPAFTAYSGNQTYQAQKERNGATANELIDVKSYVKEHYAAPDSKYYGIAKGKNVIVLHLESFQQFIIDYKLQADGKEYEVTPFLNSLYHSNSTLAFSNFFHQVKAGKTSDAETMMENSLFGLNSGSFMVNYGGDNTQFSAPTILNQNGGYSSAVFHGNVGTFWNRNNAYKQWGYNYFFDSSYFQKQDKNNSFQYGLNDKYMFKDSIRYLERMQQPFYTKFITVSNHYPYTSLKGEEQEEGFPLANTDDETINGYFATANYLDASIKSFFDYLKASGLYDNSIIVMYGDHYGISNSRNTSLAELLGKDPQTWSEYDNAMLQRVPYMIHIPGYKEGGIKETFGGEIDALPTLLHILGVNTSNYVLLGQDLLSPQNKQIVAQRTSGTYMTPDFTNYSGRLYDTKTGAEITNPDQATIEKTKLIREAITNQLTASDTVQTGDLLRFDKDNGLKQVDATKFIYTKQLKQMKALEKKLGNKSTSLYDKRDQKTTRDLFKAPSYLDLYPDGGGKEISSSSSSSSEEQGDKKDNNESKTKTE, translated from the coding sequence GTGAATCGATTAAAAAAACGTTTATCAAACTTAATTAACACACGACTAGGATTTATTATTATCCTAGTTACTATTTATTGGTTCAAAACAATTTGGGCCTATCACTTCGACTTTAGTCTTGAACTAGGTAATCTTTACCAAGTTCTTCTATCTTTAATTAATCCAATACCATTTGCCTTACTATTATTAGGTTGCTCCTTATATATCAGAAATACTAAGGCTTTTTATATTGTAAGTTGGATAATTTATATCATTTTAAACTTACTGTTAATTTCAAATTCAATTTATTATCGTGAATTCTCAGATTTCATAACAGTAAGCGCCATGCTTGCTTCAAGTAAAGTTTCAGCCGGTTTAGGCGATTCTGCTGTTAATCTGGTCCGAATTTGGGATATCATTTTTATTATCGACTTTATTATTTTAGGATATCTCTTTGCAAGAAAAAGAATTACACTTGATCATCGACCATTTAATAAACGTGCGTCATTTGCAATTACTGCACTTTCCTTACTTTTTGCTTCTATCAATTTATTTATGGCTGAAATTGATCGCCCAGAACTTCTTACACGTGGTTTTTCAAATACATATGTAGTAAGGGCATTAGGTTTACCAGCATTTACTGCTTATAGTGGTAACCAAACTTATCAGGCTCAAAAAGAAAGAAATGGGGCTACTGCAAACGAATTAATTGACGTTAAATCTTATGTTAAAGAACATTATGCTGCTCCAGATTCAAAATATTACGGAATCGCCAAGGGCAAAAATGTTATTGTTCTTCACTTGGAGAGCTTCCAACAATTTATAATTGATTATAAACTCCAAGCAGATGGAAAAGAATATGAAGTTACACCATTTTTAAATTCTTTATATCATTCAAACTCAACCCTAGCCTTTTCTAATTTTTTCCATCAAGTCAAAGCTGGGAAAACTTCGGATGCAGAGACAATGATGGAAAATTCATTATTTGGTTTAAATAGTGGTTCCTTTATGGTTAACTATGGTGGCGACAATACTCAGTTTTCTGCACCTACTATTTTAAATCAAAATGGCGGCTACTCAAGTGCTGTTTTCCACGGAAATGTTGGAACTTTTTGGAATCGAAATAATGCTTATAAGCAGTGGGGCTATAACTACTTCTTTGATTCTAGTTACTTCCAAAAGCAAGATAAAAATAACTCCTTCCAGTATGGCCTTAATGATAAATATATGTTTAAAGATTCCATACGCTATCTAGAAAGAATGCAACAACCTTTCTATACTAAATTTATTACAGTAAGTAATCATTACCCATATACTAGTTTAAAAGGTGAAGAACAAGAAGAAGGATTCCCATTAGCTAATACTGATGATGAAACTATCAACGGCTATTTTGCAACAGCAAATTACTTAGATGCTTCAATAAAATCCTTCTTTGATTATCTGAAAGCTTCTGGTTTATATGATAATTCAATTATCGTTATGTATGGTGACCACTATGGGATTTCAAATTCACGTAATACTAGCTTAGCTGAATTACTTGGTAAAGACCCTCAGACTTGGTCAGAATATGATAATGCAATGCTTCAACGAGTCCCTTATATGATTCATATCCCAGGATATAAAGAAGGTGGCATAAAAGAAACCTTTGGTGGTGAAATTGATGCCTTACCAACTTTATTACATATTTTAGGAGTTAACACAAGTAATTATGTCCTATTAGGACAAGATTTATTATCTCCTCAAAACAAGCAAATTGTTGCCCAAAGGACCAGCGGTACTTATATGACACCTGACTTTACAAACTATAGTGGTCGATTATATGACACCAAAACTGGTGCTGAAATTACCAATCCGGATCAGGCAACAATAGAAAAGACTAAATTAATCAGAGAAGCTATCACTAATCAATTAACTGCTAGTGACACTGTCCAAACTGGTGATTTGTTACGTTTTGATAAAGATAATGGTTTAAAACAAGTTGATGCAACTAAATTTATCTATACAAAACAGCTTAAACAAATGAAAGCACTCGAAAAGAAATTAGGAAATAAATCAACTAGTTTATATGATAAACGAGATCAGAAGACTACACGTGATTTATTTAAGGCTCCTTCATATCTAGATTTATACCCTGACGGTGGAGGAAAAGAAATTTCATCCTCTAGTTCTTCTTCCAGCGAAGAGCAAGGAGATAAAAAAGATAATAATGAGTCTAAAACAAAAACAGAATGA
- a CDS encoding class I SAM-dependent rRNA methyltransferase gives MNKLYINSFVEKKLSSGVQLLDERDFDQLDQLDQLVSLFGKSNRQIGTAYLSKQNKGIGWFIGKNIDQLSIPFFEKLFKKAKEKRSNYTKTDRTTAYRVFNQEGDHFGGLTIDIYGDYALFSWYNTFVFKHKSMIIDAFKTVFPDIKGAYEKIRFKGLDFESAHLFGEVAPETFIVKENSVNYAVFLNDGLMTGIFLDQHDVRKALASGQASGKTLLNMFSYTAAFSVAAAIGGARETTSVDLAKRSRELSQAHFKANQIDTSNHHLIVMDVFDYFKYAKRKGLSFDIIVIDPPSFARNKKHTFSVSKDYHKLIAEALEILKPQGQIIASTNASNLTVEQFKKQLLKGFGNRKPQSMSLQQLPKDFTINQSDERSNYLKVFTIKVR, from the coding sequence ATGAACAAACTCTATATTAATTCTTTTGTTGAAAAGAAGTTATCATCTGGGGTTCAATTGCTTGATGAAAGGGACTTTGATCAACTCGATCAACTCGATCAACTAGTTAGCCTATTTGGTAAATCAAATAGGCAAATTGGAACTGCTTATCTTTCTAAACAAAATAAAGGCATTGGTTGGTTTATTGGGAAAAATATAGATCAGTTAAGTATACCTTTCTTTGAAAAGTTGTTTAAAAAAGCTAAAGAAAAGCGGTCAAACTATACTAAAACAGATAGGACAACTGCTTACCGTGTTTTTAATCAAGAAGGAGACCATTTTGGTGGCCTAACGATTGACATCTATGGCGACTATGCACTTTTTTCTTGGTACAATACTTTTGTGTTCAAGCACAAAAGTATGATAATTGATGCATTTAAAACTGTTTTCCCGGATATAAAAGGTGCCTATGAAAAAATTAGATTTAAAGGTTTAGACTTCGAATCTGCCCATTTGTTTGGTGAAGTTGCACCAGAAACTTTTATTGTTAAAGAAAACTCTGTCAATTATGCAGTATTTTTAAATGATGGATTAATGACAGGTATTTTTTTAGACCAACATGATGTCAGAAAAGCTTTAGCAAGTGGCCAGGCAAGTGGTAAAACTCTACTAAACATGTTTTCTTATACAGCAGCATTTTCCGTCGCAGCAGCTATTGGTGGCGCGAGAGAAACAACTTCTGTTGACTTAGCAAAACGCTCTCGTGAACTATCACAAGCCCATTTTAAAGCAAACCAAATTGATACAAGTAACCATCATCTGATAGTGATGGATGTTTTTGACTATTTTAAATATGCTAAGCGTAAAGGCTTAAGTTTTGATATAATAGTTATTGATCCACCCAGTTTTGCTAGAAATAAAAAACATACATTTTCCGTTTCTAAAGATTATCATAAGTTAATCGCTGAAGCATTGGAAATTTTAAAGCCCCAAGGACAGATTATTGCTTCTACAAATGCATCTAACCTAACTGTAGAACAATTTAAAAAACAGCTCCTTAAAGGGTTTGGAAATCGGAAACCACAATCGATGAGTTTGCAACAATTACCCAAAGATTTTACAATAAACCAATCAGACGAAAGAAGTAATTATTTAAAGGTATTTACAATAAAGGTACGATAA
- the aroD gene encoding type I 3-dehydroquinate dehydratase has protein sequence MKLVAPIMPSSFEEAREIDVSKYDGVDLIEWRADYLPKEDIMTVAPAIFEKFSGREIIFTLRTNREGGRIELENQEYIDLIKEVNAIYNPDFIDFEYFSHKDVFNQLLEFPNLVLSYHNFEETPENLMESFSEMTKLAPRVVKIAVMPKSEQDVLDLMNYTRGFKALNPEQTFATMSMGKLGRLSRLSGDVIGSSWTFVSMDHVSAPGQVSLTDMKKVKAILEADN, from the coding sequence ATGAAATTAGTAGCTCCGATAATGCCAAGTAGTTTTGAAGAGGCGCGTGAAATTGACGTCTCTAAATATGATGGTGTAGATTTAATTGAATGGCGAGCAGATTATCTTCCTAAGGAAGATATTATGACTGTTGCACCAGCTATTTTTGAAAAATTTTCAGGACGTGAAATTATTTTCACTTTACGAACTAATCGTGAGGGGGGGAGAATTGAACTTGAAAATCAAGAATACATTGACTTAATTAAAGAAGTTAATGCTATTTATAATCCAGACTTTATTGACTTTGAGTATTTTTCACACAAAGATGTCTTCAATCAATTGCTTGAATTTCCAAATTTAGTTTTGTCTTATCATAATTTTGAAGAAACGCCTGAGAATTTAATGGAATCATTTTCAGAAATGACAAAATTGGCTCCACGGGTAGTAAAAATTGCTGTTATGCCGAAAAGTGAACAAGATGTTTTAGACTTAATGAACTACACTAGAGGATTTAAAGCATTAAATCCTGAACAAACCTTTGCAACAATGTCTATGGGTAAACTTGGAAGACTGTCCCGTTTATCAGGTGACGTCATTGGTTCATCTTGGACCTTTGTTTCAATGGACCATGTCAGTGCTCCAGGTCAGGTTTCTTTAACAGATATGAAAAAAGTAAAAGCAATTTTAGAAGCCGATAATTAA
- the aroC gene encoding chorismate synthase, with amino-acid sequence MRFLTAGESHGSQLTAIIEGVPAGLNLNENIINQSLKRRQGGYGRGARMSIENDKVIISSGVRHGQTTGAPITLTVINKDHQKWLDIMAVQEVDGKIKSKRRVKHPRPGHADLVGGIKYGFADLRDALERSSARETTMRVAVGAVAKQILIELDIAILNHVLVFGGKEVQVPLNLTFSDLHKAALESDLSITNKAQDNEIRDYIDQVKKEGNTIGGVVETIVRGVPAGLGSYVHWDKKLDGKMAQAVLSINAFKGVEFGMGFEMAYLKGSEVMDPIQWSMEEGYSRQSNHLGGFEGGVTNGEDLIIKGVMKPIPTLYKPLMSVDIDTHEPYKATVERSDPTALPAAGVVMEHVVATVLANELLEKFSSDTMTELKKAFADYKAYVDSY; translated from the coding sequence ATGCGATTTTTAACAGCAGGAGAATCACATGGTAGTCAATTAACTGCCATTATTGAAGGAGTACCGGCAGGATTAAATCTGAACGAAAATATCATTAATCAATCACTAAAACGTAGACAAGGTGGTTATGGCCGTGGTGCTCGCATGTCGATTGAAAATGATAAAGTAATTATTTCATCAGGAGTTCGTCATGGACAAACGACAGGGGCACCTATTACATTGACTGTTATTAACAAAGATCACCAGAAGTGGCTCGATATTATGGCGGTTCAAGAAGTAGACGGAAAGATAAAGTCTAAACGCCGAGTTAAGCATCCTCGACCAGGACACGCCGATTTGGTAGGTGGTATTAAATATGGCTTCGCAGATTTAAGAGATGCTTTAGAGAGGTCATCGGCTCGAGAAACGACGATGAGAGTTGCCGTTGGAGCTGTCGCAAAACAAATTCTCATAGAGTTAGATATTGCTATTTTAAACCACGTTCTTGTTTTTGGTGGCAAAGAGGTCCAAGTTCCTCTTAACTTAACTTTTTCTGATTTACATAAAGCTGCTTTGGAATCTGACTTGTCAATTACCAATAAAGCTCAGGATAATGAAATTAGAGATTATATAGATCAAGTCAAAAAAGAAGGCAACACCATTGGTGGCGTAGTTGAGACCATTGTAAGAGGTGTTCCAGCTGGTCTAGGTTCTTATGTTCATTGGGATAAAAAGTTAGATGGGAAAATGGCACAAGCAGTTCTATCTATCAATGCATTTAAAGGTGTTGAGTTTGGGATGGGATTTGAGATGGCCTATTTAAAAGGGTCAGAAGTGATGGACCCCATTCAATGGTCTATGGAAGAAGGTTATAGCCGTCAGTCAAACCATCTAGGTGGATTTGAGGGAGGGGTAACTAATGGAGAAGATTTAATCATCAAAGGTGTGATGAAGCCAATTCCAACTTTGTACAAGCCTCTAATGTCCGTCGATATAGATACCCATGAACCGTATAAAGCAACGGTTGAACGCTCAGATCCAACAGCTTTACCGGCTGCTGGAGTGGTAATGGAACATGTTGTGGCTACTGTCTTAGCAAATGAACTATTGGAAAAATTTTCATCTGATACGATGACTGAGTTAAAAAAAGCTTTTGCTGATTACAAAGCTTATGTTGACAGTTATTAG
- a CDS encoding YlbF/YmcA family competence regulator, whose amino-acid sequence MSQEIYDYANKIERALRALPEYKKVESAKDEIKADEQANQLFDEFVGMQEKIQNMMQTGQMPSPEEQAEIQGLSQKIEANDLLKAYFDAQQALSVYVTDLERIIFTPLKDLL is encoded by the coding sequence ATGTCACAAGAAATTTATGACTATGCCAATAAAATTGAAAGAGCTTTAAGAGCTCTTCCTGAGTATAAAAAAGTAGAATCTGCTAAAGATGAAATAAAAGCAGATGAACAAGCCAATCAATTGTTTGATGAATTTGTTGGAATGCAAGAAAAAATTCAAAATATGATGCAAACTGGACAAATGCCAAGTCCAGAAGAACAAGCTGAAATCCAAGGTTTAAGTCAAAAAATTGAAGCAAATGACTTATTAAAAGCATACTTTGATGCACAACAAGCATTATCAGTTTATGTAACTGATTTGGAGCGCATCATCTTTACACCACTTAAAGATTTACTTTAA